One genomic region from Microbacterium sp. No. 7 encodes:
- a CDS encoding type II secretion system F family protein, whose product MWYITLIPGALLGAGLALIIATLLPRQSKLSAVMERMGTTSTIADHSGTDLETRVGSWVHSRLPDLPGFTIPTKDLELVGTPVNNYLYQKARDALLLLIAPSFAGIVLNMIGFPFFAGVAALSGIPLAILGWTGADRDLKKKATVARQEFARGVAIYLELVATERRRNAPVTRALENAATIGDSWVFVRIREELRRARFAGTPSWEALNNFADATGVPELAEVARISRSADESGSSIYETLRSTGKGMRVKLLNEEQTQANKLSDQFSSFAGFIVAFIAVGIIFTPLLFNLTST is encoded by the coding sequence GTGTGGTACATCACCCTCATCCCCGGAGCCCTCCTCGGCGCCGGCCTCGCGCTCATCATCGCGACCCTCCTTCCCCGCCAGTCCAAGCTGTCAGCGGTCATGGAACGGATGGGCACCACCAGCACCATCGCGGACCACTCCGGCACCGACCTGGAAACCCGCGTCGGCTCCTGGGTGCACTCCCGCCTGCCAGATCTCCCCGGCTTCACGATCCCCACCAAGGACCTCGAGCTCGTGGGCACCCCGGTGAACAACTACCTGTACCAGAAGGCACGCGACGCCCTCCTGCTGCTGATCGCGCCCTCGTTCGCCGGCATCGTCCTGAACATGATCGGCTTCCCCTTCTTCGCCGGCGTCGCCGCGCTCTCCGGCATCCCGCTGGCCATCCTCGGGTGGACCGGAGCCGACCGTGACCTCAAGAAGAAAGCCACCGTCGCCCGTCAGGAGTTCGCTCGAGGCGTCGCCATCTACCTCGAGCTCGTCGCCACCGAGCGCCGGCGCAACGCACCCGTCACCCGAGCACTCGAGAACGCGGCCACGATCGGAGACAGCTGGGTGTTCGTCCGCATCCGAGAAGAGCTCCGCCGGGCACGATTCGCCGGCACGCCCTCCTGGGAAGCGCTGAACAATTTCGCCGACGCCACCGGGGTTCCCGAGCTCGCCGAGGTCGCACGAATCTCCCGATCAGCGGACGAGAGCGGTTCTTCCATATATGAGACACTGAGGTCCACCGGGAAGGGCATGCGAGTGAAGCTTCTCAACGAGGAACAGACCCAGGCGAACAAGCTGAGCGACCAGTTCAGCTCCTTCGCCGGCTTCATCGTGGCGTTCATCGCGGTCGGCATCATCTTCACCCCCCTCCTGTTCAACCTCACTTCGACGTAA
- a CDS encoding type II secretion system F family protein translates to MNATAIGLTVGIALLGLLVILIGIFPSQDDPAGRPPGRLQRTWTRRRDIITPRVLIAAGIGLVVGIVLWLISGWPITILVGPALAIVLPLLVGSRSDTEDIDKLQALEIYTRNLAGIIGGAGTGLEVALPASVRTAPPAIQPAIERLAARLTSRWTIEDALRGLATDLNDATGDLIVAHLQLAAKERGPGLTKALQDLADDVFDEVKARRQVLADRAKPQQTIRLITIIVIGMFVGLPLLGGSSFFAFYGTPFGQIVLLFWVAIYVTAIIFLKQWLRPRPMPRILNGRS, encoded by the coding sequence ATGAACGCGACAGCGATCGGCCTGACAGTCGGGATCGCGCTGCTCGGCCTGCTCGTCATCCTGATCGGGATCTTCCCCTCGCAGGACGACCCCGCTGGCCGGCCCCCGGGCCGTCTGCAGCGGACCTGGACTCGGCGCCGCGACATCATCACTCCGCGGGTTCTGATCGCCGCGGGGATCGGCCTGGTCGTAGGGATCGTGCTCTGGCTGATCTCGGGGTGGCCCATCACGATCCTGGTCGGGCCGGCTCTGGCGATCGTCCTGCCACTGTTGGTGGGCAGCAGGTCCGACACCGAGGACATCGACAAGCTCCAGGCGCTGGAGATCTACACCCGCAACCTCGCCGGCATCATCGGCGGCGCCGGCACCGGCCTCGAGGTCGCGCTGCCCGCATCCGTGCGCACCGCGCCGCCCGCGATCCAGCCGGCGATCGAACGGCTCGCCGCGCGTCTCACCTCGAGGTGGACGATCGAAGACGCCCTCCGCGGCCTGGCCACCGACCTCAACGACGCGACCGGGGACCTGATCGTCGCCCATCTGCAGCTGGCCGCGAAAGAGCGCGGACCCGGTCTCACCAAGGCACTGCAGGACCTGGCCGATGACGTCTTCGACGAAGTCAAGGCGCGCCGCCAAGTCCTGGCCGACCGCGCCAAGCCGCAGCAGACCATCCGGCTGATCACCATCATCGTCATCGGCATGTTCGTCGGGCTGCCGCTGCTGGGCGGATCGTCCTTCTTCGCGTTCTACGGGACGCCGTTCGGGCAGATCGTGCTGCTGTTCTGGGTGGCCATCTACGTCACCGCGATCATCTTCCTCAAGCAGTGGCTCCGCCCCCGACCGATGCCCCGCATCCTCAACGGCAGGAGCTGA